A single Fundidesulfovibrio terrae DNA region contains:
- a CDS encoding efflux transporter outer membrane subunit has product MQRLTVVILLTLLTGCMAGPNYRKPDLPAGKDWVESGGQSQADSPGDQPWWLVLGDERLNALMDKALAGNLDVQVALARIKEAQAGQSGAVAQLLPNSSGQLTTVRTDQNTRDDYKPQTQVQANLNISWEIDLLGGNRRELEARTAEKDAAWLNRDAALLAMTVEVARAYVQLRDAAAQIMVLTANIATQKETLRQTTLRQQYGLGSALEVAQASRQVSATQAELHPLLTLRAQAVHRLELLLGQTPGSLPELDKIPTRIDVPQASLVLTSPGSVLVRRPDVALAERQLAASVARQGVSRAAWLPRLSLSALLGTASASPDTLLFMTGQTYTLGGSVAQTLLDFGRVQSQIRASDARAEAQLATLKQRSLTALSEVEIALAAYGNAEHRRKDLTDTEAKAEETFQLSRKLYLDGLGQFLNVLDAQRELLNAQQARTAAEAAVVRDIVDLESAMGGSTYVQKPLPSKNDPPLMDISLPPRLSAARTGASPAAQ; this is encoded by the coding sequence ATGCAAAGACTTACCGTTGTTATCCTTTTGACGCTCCTCACCGGCTGCATGGCCGGTCCCAACTACCGCAAGCCCGACCTGCCCGCGGGCAAGGACTGGGTCGAGTCCGGCGGACAGTCCCAGGCCGACTCCCCCGGCGACCAGCCCTGGTGGCTGGTGCTTGGCGACGAGCGCCTGAACGCCCTCATGGACAAGGCCCTGGCCGGGAACCTGGACGTGCAGGTCGCCCTGGCCCGCATCAAGGAGGCCCAGGCGGGCCAGAGCGGGGCCGTGGCCCAGCTGCTGCCGAACAGCTCCGGCCAGCTCACCACCGTCCGGACGGACCAGAACACCCGCGACGACTACAAGCCCCAGACCCAGGTGCAGGCCAACCTGAACATCAGCTGGGAGATCGACCTCCTGGGCGGCAACCGCCGCGAGCTGGAAGCCAGGACCGCCGAAAAGGACGCCGCCTGGCTCAACCGGGACGCCGCGCTCCTGGCCATGACCGTTGAGGTGGCCCGCGCCTACGTGCAGCTGCGCGACGCCGCGGCCCAGATCATGGTGCTCACGGCCAACATCGCCACCCAGAAGGAGACCCTGCGCCAGACCACCCTGCGCCAGCAGTACGGGCTGGGCTCCGCCCTGGAGGTCGCCCAGGCCTCCCGGCAGGTTTCGGCCACCCAGGCCGAGCTGCACCCCCTGCTCACCCTGCGCGCCCAGGCGGTGCACCGCCTGGAGCTGCTGCTCGGCCAGACGCCGGGGAGCCTGCCCGAACTGGACAAGATTCCCACCAGGATCGACGTGCCCCAGGCCTCGCTTGTGCTGACCTCGCCCGGCAGCGTGCTGGTCAGGCGGCCCGACGTTGCCCTGGCCGAGCGCCAGCTGGCCGCCTCCGTGGCCCGCCAGGGTGTCAGCCGGGCGGCCTGGCTGCCGCGCCTGAGCCTGTCGGCGCTTCTGGGGACCGCCTCGGCCAGCCCCGACACCCTGCTCTTCATGACCGGGCAGACGTACACCCTCGGCGGGTCCGTGGCCCAGACGCTTCTCGACTTCGGACGCGTCCAGTCCCAGATCAGGGCTTCGGACGCCCGGGCCGAAGCCCAATTGGCCACCCTGAAGCAGCGCTCGCTCACGGCCCTGTCCGAGGTGGAGATCGCCCTGGCCGCCTACGGCAACGCGGAGCACCGCCGCAAGGACCTGACCGACACCGAGGCCAAGGCCGAGGAAACCTTCCAGCTCTCGCGCAAGCTGTACCTGGACGGCCTGGGGCAGTTCCTGAACGTGCTGGACGCCCAGCGCGAGCTGCTGAACGCCCAGCAGGCCCGCACGGCTGCGGAAGCGGCCGTGGTGCGCGACATCGTGGACCTGGAGTCGGCCATGGGCGGCTCGACCTACGTCCAGAAGCCCCTGCCGTCCAAGAACGACCCGCCGCTCATGGACATCTCCCTGCCGCCCAGGCTCTCGGCGGCCCGCACGGGAGCAAGTCCGGCGGCCCAGTGA
- a CDS encoding HlyD family secretion protein has product MTTDNSPRKSRAVVKAALAVLAVGAIGASGAWWWHARAFETTDNAFITAHVTSVSPQVGGRVLEVLVQDNQKVEAGDVLIRLDKAPFTVKADQARANLNESRQKLEEARSQHQVALAAAAQARADAASAEAQAANAATDLKRYNNLVNSGAVSQQAHDNAETLAHTSSSALLGARKHLAAAEAQAGLAAAQILTAQAGVEKSRAALDQALLDLSYTETKAQVSGRVTKKAVEPGDYVQTGQAVLGLVQDDVWVVANFKETQLQDMRPGQPVSISVDAYPGEEFQGHVDSFQAGTGAAFSLLPAENATGNYVKVVQRVPVKIVFDLAGGNAWHLLATGMSVIPQVKVR; this is encoded by the coding sequence ATGACGACAGATAATTCCCCGCGCAAATCCCGCGCCGTGGTCAAGGCCGCGCTGGCCGTCCTGGCCGTGGGCGCGATCGGCGCAAGCGGGGCCTGGTGGTGGCACGCCAGGGCCTTCGAGACCACCGACAACGCCTTCATCACCGCCCACGTGACCTCCGTCTCCCCGCAGGTGGGGGGCCGGGTGCTCGAGGTGCTGGTCCAGGACAACCAGAAGGTCGAGGCGGGCGACGTGCTCATCCGTCTCGACAAGGCCCCTTTCACGGTCAAGGCGGACCAGGCCCGGGCCAACTTAAACGAGTCCCGGCAGAAACTGGAGGAAGCCAGGTCGCAGCACCAGGTGGCCCTGGCCGCCGCCGCCCAGGCCCGCGCCGACGCGGCCTCGGCCGAGGCCCAGGCCGCCAACGCCGCCACCGACCTCAAGCGCTACAACAACCTGGTCAACAGCGGCGCCGTGTCCCAGCAGGCCCACGACAACGCCGAAACCCTGGCGCACACCTCCTCTTCCGCCCTGCTGGGGGCGCGCAAGCACCTGGCCGCCGCGGAAGCCCAGGCCGGGTTGGCCGCGGCCCAGATCCTCACGGCCCAGGCGGGCGTCGAGAAAAGCCGCGCCGCCCTGGACCAGGCCCTCCTGGACCTCTCCTACACCGAGACCAAGGCCCAGGTGAGCGGGCGGGTGACGAAAAAGGCCGTGGAGCCCGGCGACTACGTGCAGACCGGCCAGGCCGTGCTGGGGCTGGTGCAGGACGACGTCTGGGTGGTGGCCAACTTCAAGGAGACCCAGCTTCAGGACATGCGTCCCGGCCAGCCGGTGTCCATAAGCGTGGACGCCTATCCGGGAGAGGAATTCCAGGGGCACGTGGACAGCTTCCAGGCCGGCACCGGCGCGGCCTTCAGCCTGCTCCCGGCCGAGAACGCCACCGGCAACTACGTGAAGGTGGTGCAGCGCGTGCCGGTGAAAATCGTGTTCGACCTGGCGGGCGGCAACGCCTGGCATCTGCTGGCCACGGGCATGTCCGTGATCCCCCAGGTGAAGGTGCGCTGA
- a CDS encoding MarR family winged helix-turn-helix transcriptional regulator, with amino-acid sequence MLIKEIPTYASLLEKAERYPDMDILATEAYLHALRSGTLLHTCAERILARQGLSRGRCLLLSLLSTADGPLPVGKLADLAGVTTPTVSAVLAGMVRDGLVERTLDPADRRLVRIGLTQEGQQVLDEVLPVLFEHHARVVSQLTKEELRTLIELLSKVRLKPA; translated from the coding sequence ATGCTCATCAAGGAAATACCCACCTACGCATCGCTTCTGGAAAAGGCCGAGCGCTATCCGGACATGGATATCCTGGCCACCGAGGCCTACCTGCACGCGCTTCGAAGCGGCACCTTGCTGCACACCTGCGCCGAGCGCATCCTGGCCAGGCAGGGCCTGAGCCGGGGCCGCTGCCTGCTGCTCTCGCTCTTGAGCACCGCCGACGGGCCGCTTCCGGTGGGCAAGCTGGCCGATCTGGCCGGCGTGACCACCCCCACGGTTTCGGCGGTGCTGGCGGGCATGGTGCGCGACGGGCTGGTGGAACGCACCCTGGACCCCGCCGACAGGCGGCTGGTGCGCATCGGGCTCACCCAAGAAGGCCAGCAGGTACTCGATGAGGTGCTGCCGGTGCTGTTTGAGCACCATGCCCGGGTGGTGTCGCAACTCACGAAGGAAGAGCTCAGGACGCTGATCGAGCTTTTGTCCAAGGTCCGGCTCAAGCCAGCCTGA
- the kdpF gene encoding K(+)-transporting ATPase subunit F, with translation MLALIISAALFVYLLAALCKPEWFE, from the coding sequence GTGTTGGCCCTCATCATCTCGGCTGCCCTGTTCGTCTACCTGCTGGCGGCCCTGTGCAAACCGGAGTGGTTCGAATGA
- the kdpA gene encoding potassium-transporting ATPase subunit KdpA produces the protein MNAYSWAQYLFYLAVLLGASWPLGHFMARVYQGRPCGLDRALKPVEGVLYRLCGVDSRREMDWKTYAVAVVGFNAAGLLAVYAIQRLQGVLPLNPAGLSGVDPLVAFNTAVSFATNTNWQAYGGESTMSHFTQMTALTVQNFVSAATGMAVMAALIRGLARRETDRLGNFWQDLTRSVLYVLLPLSVVLTLALMWQGVPQTFEGSATAKLMDPATYDNPVVDEAGKPVLDDAGKPRTEPATLTEQALALGPVASQVAIKQLGTNGGGFYNVNSAHPYENPTPLTNLLEMLAILLIPAGLCHTFGVMVGDRRQGIAVLAAMTVLFAAFAFLTIQAESGPNPLLAGTGVEHVPSLEGKEVRFGAAGSALWAAATTAASNGSVNAMHDSFTPLGGMWPMLLMQLGEVVYGGVGSGLYGMLIFAVVAVFVAGLMVGRTPEYLGKKIEPFETKMAALVILIPPFLCLMGTALAAVMGPPDALSNPGPHGFSQVLYAFSSMGNNNGSAFAGLTATSPFWTVAGAVAMFGSRYWLIVPVLALAGSLARKKRLAEGPGTLPTHGPIFVALLMAVVLVVGALTFVPALALGPIAEHLALFPVK, from the coding sequence ATGAACGCATACAGCTGGGCTCAATACCTTTTCTACCTCGCCGTGCTCCTGGGGGCCTCCTGGCCGCTGGGGCACTTCATGGCCCGGGTGTACCAGGGCAGGCCCTGCGGCCTGGACCGGGCGCTTAAGCCGGTGGAGGGCGTCCTCTACCGCCTGTGCGGCGTGGACTCCCGCAGGGAGATGGACTGGAAGACCTACGCCGTTGCCGTGGTGGGCTTCAACGCCGCCGGGCTTCTGGCCGTGTACGCCATCCAGCGGCTCCAGGGGGTGCTTCCCCTCAACCCGGCGGGGCTTTCCGGCGTGGACCCGCTGGTGGCCTTCAACACCGCCGTCAGCTTCGCCACCAACACCAACTGGCAGGCGTACGGCGGCGAAAGCACCATGAGCCATTTCACCCAGATGACCGCGCTCACGGTGCAGAACTTCGTGAGCGCGGCCACTGGCATGGCCGTGATGGCCGCCCTGATCCGGGGGCTCGCCCGGCGCGAGACCGACCGGCTGGGCAACTTCTGGCAGGATCTGACGCGCTCGGTGCTCTACGTGCTGCTGCCGCTGTCGGTGGTGCTGACGCTGGCCCTCATGTGGCAGGGCGTTCCCCAGACCTTCGAGGGTTCGGCGACTGCGAAGCTCATGGATCCCGCCACCTACGACAACCCCGTGGTCGATGAAGCGGGCAAGCCGGTCCTGGACGATGCCGGCAAGCCCAGGACGGAACCGGCCACGCTCACGGAGCAGGCCCTGGCGCTCGGGCCCGTGGCCTCCCAGGTGGCCATCAAGCAGCTGGGCACCAACGGCGGCGGTTTCTACAACGTCAACTCCGCCCATCCCTACGAGAACCCCACGCCGCTGACCAACCTGCTGGAGATGCTGGCCATCCTGCTTATCCCGGCGGGACTGTGCCATACCTTCGGGGTCATGGTGGGCGACCGGCGGCAGGGCATCGCGGTGCTGGCGGCCATGACCGTCCTTTTTGCGGCGTTCGCGTTCCTGACGATTCAGGCCGAGTCGGGTCCCAACCCGCTGCTGGCCGGGACCGGGGTGGAGCATGTCCCGAGCCTGGAGGGCAAGGAGGTCCGCTTCGGCGCGGCCGGGTCCGCCCTGTGGGCCGCCGCCACCACGGCGGCGTCCAACGGGTCGGTGAACGCCATGCATGACAGCTTCACGCCGCTTGGCGGCATGTGGCCCATGCTCCTCATGCAGCTGGGCGAGGTGGTCTACGGCGGCGTGGGCTCGGGGCTTTACGGCATGTTGATCTTCGCTGTGGTGGCGGTGTTCGTGGCCGGGCTCATGGTGGGCCGCACGCCGGAATACCTGGGCAAGAAGATCGAGCCCTTCGAGACCAAGATGGCCGCCCTGGTCATCCTGATCCCGCCGTTTTTGTGCCTGATGGGCACGGCGCTGGCCGCGGTGATGGGACCGCCGGACGCCCTGTCCAACCCCGGGCCCCACGGGTTCAGCCAGGTGCTCTACGCCTTCTCGTCCATGGGCAACAACAACGGCAGCGCCTTCGCGGGCCTCACCGCCACGTCGCCTTTCTGGACCGTCGCGGGCGCGGTGGCCATGTTCGGCTCGCGCTACTGGCTGATCGTGCCCGTGCTGGCCCTGGCCGGTTCACTGGCCAGGAAGAAGCGCCTCGCGGAAGGGCCGGGCACGCTGCCCACCCACGGTCCCATCTTCGTGGCCCTGCTCATGGCCGTGGTGCTGGTGGTGGGCGCGCTCACCTTCGTCCCCGCCCTGGCGCTGGGCCCCATCGCCGAACACCTTGCCCTCTTTCCGGTGAAATAA